The following are encoded together in the Juglans microcarpa x Juglans regia isolate MS1-56 chromosome 2D, Jm3101_v1.0, whole genome shotgun sequence genome:
- the LOC121248265 gene encoding LOW QUALITY PROTEIN: uncharacterized protein LOC121248265 (The sequence of the model RefSeq protein was modified relative to this genomic sequence to represent the inferred CDS: deleted 2 bases in 1 codon), producing the protein MGREWYWGGRSSKRGGAGGEKDASSSGCMNAVFQFFDFHQFRFALHHRKPSFEPTCFLPEEPTNPKGVEAPRNSLQSEELSLSCITREGEEEEDHFNIPIGIQIKTSGLRGTKAGAPNDCSSEISSSPGIKTPNLVARLMGLDLLPETRSPFSYSSAHGTQNPLPKSHSHRLRPPQPLQSRLRNILDYDIITGTRSLPETPRISSARRSNVDHRLSLQINKENLSASEDLEFSRFSYLRRKERRVEEENNRSPSEYARQIVKQMKEKVNRKVGMDITNTITNRDQGRSTELVNQFKSRKYSKAFTKVVEDQYSSPGKHSAPSCSPRLRFSESKIKSSTTQVSSKDKSFHYPKPSSSSLSSSQNVQPQPIKVSVMKPKPQPLQKQQQGPKTIQKVKRSKERFRQRLKKPPQTSDIIRNKQEEPFVRRSIATRANISEKKCKKTPLSNDLLNITVPNLLTVKKEPSPPATKIPQKQFQVFDAQESRCSSQLSSCTSHKYKPETTDKLMARESNDDIFNGDSTTGACGAEYEYVSNILRRTGIDKETCIVSFSSWFSPSHPLDPAILHELEYTGTDTSTAIFTTGTESTGIMPGRLGLGCNEKLLLFHLVDELLVEILKPNYIDMKPWASSKSGPGFCHMQGSQLIEKLCAKIRSFPCADCRVLEDIDALIDKDIPRLKLQSAMACEEEGEEMVTEIEKDILDTLVHETALEFW; encoded by the exons ATGGGTAGGGAATGGTATTGGGGCGGAAGATCCTCCAAGAGAGGTGGTGCTGGAGGAGAGAAAGATGCCTCTTCTTCTGGTTGCATGAATGCTGTCTTTCAGTTCTTTGATTTCCATCAGTTTCGGTTCGCTTTGCACCACCGAAAACCCTCTTTCGAGCCTACCTGTTTCCTCCCAGAGGAACCCACTAATCCcaaag GAGTTGAAGCACCAAGAAATAGCTTGCAATCGGAGGAGCTTTCGTTATCATGTATTAcaagagaaggagaagaggaagaagatcaTTTTAACATCCCT ATAGGTATCCAAATTAAAACAAGTGGACTCAGAGGAACAAAGGCTGGAGCTCCAAATGATTGTTCCTCTGAAATCAGCAGCTCTCCTGGGATCAAGACCCCGAATTTGGTAGCAAGACTCATGGGTCTCGACCTTCTTCCCGAAACTCGCTCTCCCTTTTCTTATTCTTCAGCACATGGAACACAAAATCCTCTTCCCAAATCACATTCTCACCGTCTTCGTCCACCGCAACCCCTCCAAAGCAGGCTAAGAAATATCTTAGACTACGATATTATTACTGGTACTCGGTCTTTGCCGGAGACTCCAAGAATATCCTCAGCTAGAAGATCCAACGTCGATCACAGGCTCTCACTTcagatcaacaaagagaactTGAGCGCAAGTGAGGACTTGGAGTTCTCTCGTTTTTCATATCTGAGAAGGAAAGAGCGCAGAGTTGAAGAGGAGAATAACAGAAGTCCGAGCGAGTACGCTAGGCAAATTGTGAAGCAGATGAAAGAAAAGGTTAACAGGAAAGTCGGGATGGACATAACGAACACTATCACGAACAGAGACCAAGGAAGATCAACTGAGCTTGTTAACCAATTCAAATCAAGGAAGTATTCCAAGGCTTTCACCAAAGTTGTGGAAGATCAATATTCAAGTCCAGGCAAGCACTCAGCACCTTCTTGCTCTCCAAGGCTCAGATTCTCGGAGTCAAAGATCAAATCAAGCACGACACAAGTATCCAGCAAAGATAAATCTTTTCATTATCCAAAACCATCGTCGTCTTCACTGTCTTCATCACAGAATGTCCAGCCGCAACCGATTAAAGTTTCAGTCATGAAGCCGAAACCTCAACCACTGCAAAAGCAGCAGCAGGGCCCGAAAACAATCCAAAAAGTGAAAAGATCGAAG GAAAGGTTCCGTCAGAGGCTAAAGAAGCCTCCACAAACTTCGGATATAATCCGAAACAAGCAAGAGGAACCATTTGTTCGGCGATCAATAGCCACCAGAGCCAACATTTCAGAGAAGAAATGCAAGAAAACCCCTTTGTCAAATGACCTTCTCAACATTACTGTCCCAAACCTTCTCACAGTGAAGAAAGAACCTTCCCCACCAGCAACCAAGATTCCTCAAAAACAG TTTCAGGTATTTGACGCCCAAGAATCAAGATGTAGCTCACAGTTATCTAGTTGTACGAGCCATAAGTACAAACCAGAAACGACGGACAAGCTCATGGCCCGAGAAAGCAACGACGACATATTTAACGGTGACTCCACCACCGGAGCTTGTGGAGCAGAATATGAGTACGTTAGCAACATCCTAAGGCGTACTGGTATAGACAAAGAAACCTGCATAGTGTCCTTCTCCAGTTGGTTCTCTCCTTCCCATCCGTTAGACCCGGCTATCCTTCACGAACTCGAATATACTGGCACCGATACATCTACTGCCATCTTTACTACTGGGACTGAGAGTACTGGAATCATGCCTGGTCGATTGGGTTTAGGGTGCAACGAAAAACTATTACTGTTCCATCTTGTGGATGAACTGTTGGTTGAGATTTTGAAGCCTAATTACATAGACATGAAGCCATGGGCAAGTTCGAAGAGCGGACCTGGTTTTTGTCACATGCAAGGGTCCCAACTAATTGAAAAATTGTGTGCGAAAATCCGAAGCTTCCCATGTGCCGATTGTCGTGTTCTGGAAGACATTGATGCTTTGATCGACAAGGATATTCCGAGACTGAAGCTCCAAAGTGCGATGGCATGTGAGGAGGAAGGAGAGGAGATGGTGACGGAAATAGAGAAGGACATATTGGACACGCTCGTGCATGAAACAGCTCTGGAGTTTTGGTGA